A single Lolium perenne isolate Kyuss_39 chromosome 6, Kyuss_2.0, whole genome shotgun sequence DNA region contains:
- the LOC127308912 gene encoding threonine--tRNA ligase, mitochondrial 1 has protein sequence MLACLRRGLPLLRQHRPRPLRSLSPCPARLLPLSSLHLSSEAMADPAPAVVPDGAYLEAVTQKRIRIFEELQARQALERLNIGGEPIKITLPDGAIKEGKKWISTPMDIAAGISTGLAASCLIAQVNGVLWDMARPLEGDCELKLFKFDSDEGRDTFWHSSAHILGESLERVYGCKLCIGPCTTRGEGFYYDAHYNDLTLNDTHFDAIDKQAKKAVAEKQAFERIEVSRAEALEIFAENKFKVEIINELPEDKTITVYRCGPLVDLCRGPHIPNTSFVKAFACLKASASYWRGKADRESLQRVYGISFPDSKRLKEYQHMIAEAKKRDHRLLGLSHELFFFHPLSPGSSFFLPNGTIIYNKLMDFMRQEYRKRGYQEVLSPNIYNMQLWETSGHAANYKDNMFVFEIEKQEFGLKPMNCPGHCLMFGHKVRSYRELPLRMADFGVLHRNELSGALTGLTRVRRFQQDDAHIFCTESQIKDEVRAALEFVDYVYKIFGFKYELELSTRPEKYLGDIETWNKAEQQLTEALAEFGKEWKINEGDGAFYGPKIDIGVFDALKRKFQCATLQLDFQLPSRFKLSYSAEDEAKLERPVMIHRAILGSVERMFAILLEHYNGKWPLWLSPRQAIVCCVSSNSLEYAKKVHAEIREAGFHVDIDMTDRTIQKKVREAQLAQFNYILVVGAKEAESGKVVLRVRDRADLSTESIADVITRFRNEVASFL, from the exons ATGCTTGCGTGCCTCCGGCGAGGCCTCCCGCTCCTCCGGCAGCACCGGCCCCGCCCCCTCCGCTCGCTCTCGCCCTGCCCCGCTCGTCTGCTCCCCCTCTCGTCCCTCCACCTCTCCAGCGAGGCGATGGCAGATCCGGCTCCGGCTGTGGTGCCGGACGGCGCCTACCTGGAGGCCGTGACGCAGAAGCGGATCCGCATCTTCGAGGAGCTCCAGGCCAGGCAGGCCCTCGAGCGCCTCAACATCGGCGGCGAGCCAATCAA GATAACTTTGCCTGATGGCGCAATCAAGGAAGGCAAGAAGTGGATATCAACCCCAATGGACATTGCTGCGGGGATATCAACTGGGTTAGCAGCTAGCTGCTTGATAGCTCAAGTGAATGGTGTACTCTGGGATATGGCGAGGCCATTGGAAGGTGACTGTGAACTGAAGTTGTTTAAGTTCGATAGCGATGAAGGCCGTGATACGTTCTGGCACTCGAGTGCTCATATTCTTGGAGAG TCTCTTGAGCGGGTGTATGGCTGCAAGTTGTGCATTGGTCCTTGTACTACAAGGGGGGAG GGTTTTTACTATGACGCCCACTACAATGACCTGACACTGAATGACACACATTTCGATGCCATTGACAAGCAAGCCAAAAAGGCTGTTGCG GAAAAGCAAGCATTTGAACGCATTGAAGTCTCCAGAGCAGAAGCCCTTGAGATTTTTGCCGAAAATAAATTTAAG GTTGAAATAATTAATGAATTGCCCGAGGACAAGACCATCACAGTATACAGATGTGGTCCTTTAGTTGACCTTTGCCGTGGCCCGCACATCCCAAATACTTCATTTGTTAAAGCTTTTGCTTGCCTCAAG GCTTCAGCATCATATTGGAGAGGAAAAGCAGACCGTGAGAGCCTGCAGAGAGTATATGGAATCTCTTTCCCTGATTCTAAACGTCTCAAG GAATATCAGCATATGATAGCGGAAGCTAAGAAACGTGATCATAGGTTATTAGGGCTGTCACATGAACTCTTCTTTTTCCATCCACTTAG CCCAGGAAGCAGCTTCTTCCTTCCAAATGGTACTATAATATACAATAAATTGATGGATTTTATGCGACAGGAGTATAGAAAGAGAGGCTACCAGGAG GTTTTGAGTCCAAATATTTACAATATGCAACTTTGGGAAACCTCTGGACATGCTGCAAACTACAAGGACAACATGTTTGTTTTTGAG ATTGAGAAACAAGAATTCGGCCTTAAGCCAATGAATTGTCCTGGCCATTGCCTAATGTTTGGCCACAAGGTTCGATCGTATAGAG AGTTGCCTCTCCGCATGGCTGATTTTGGGGTTCTGCACAGAAATGAGCTTAGTGGTGCACTTACTGGTTTGACACGTGTCAGAAGATTCCAGCAG GACGATGCCCATATTTTTTGCACAGAGAGCCAA ATTAAGGATGAAGTCCGGGCTGCTTTGGAATTTGTTGATTATGTTTATAAAATATTTGGATTTAAATACGAGTTAGAGTTATCAACG AGACCAGAGAAGTATTTAGGTGACATTGAGACCTGGAACAAAGCAGAGCAACAACTGACCGAAGCATTGGCTGAGTTTGGGAAGGAATGGAAG ATCAATGAAGGGGATGGTGCTTTCTATGGTCCAAAAATTGATATTGGTGTGTTTGATGCCCTCAAGAGGAAATTTCAGTGCGCAACTCTGCAG CTCGATTTTCAACTGCCCAGTCGCTTCAAGTTGTCCTATTCTGCAGAGGATGAAGCCAAGCTTGAGAGGCCTGTGATGATACACAGGGCAATACTAGGATCAGTTGAAAGAATGTTCGCCATCCTTCTGGAGCACTACAATGGTAAATGGCCTTTGTGGTTAAGCCCTCGCCAAGCCATTGTATGCTGTGTATCGTCCAATTCACTAGAATATGCAAAAAAG GTTCATGCTGAGATAcgtgaagctggttttcatgttgACATTGACATGACTGATAGGACAATTCAGAAGAAG GTACGGGAGGCTCAGTTGGCCCAATTCAACTACATTCTTGTTGTCGGTGCAAAAGAGGCAGAGTCTGGAAAG GTTGTGCTAAGGGTAAGAGACAGGGCAGATCTATCCACCGAAAGCATTGCTGATGTCATCACGCGTTTCCGTAACGAAGTTGCGTCTTTCCTGTGA